From the genome of Brienomyrus brachyistius isolate T26 chromosome 8, BBRACH_0.4, whole genome shotgun sequence, one region includes:
- the chl1b gene encoding neural cell adhesion molecule L1-like protein isoform X1 encodes MASPWSCRISVLLGLISRISIFHPACGLDIPLNVEQLPSITVQSPSPVIAFPFSERYPMKCEARANPEPEYSWTKNGQEFDPNQDPSLIKEEDSGSFLIPDNGNLTEYQGSYRCYVSNRLGTAISEEIEFIVPNVPKFPKEKINPIVVDEGQPIILECNPPKGIPPLQIYWMTLGMQHIEQDERVSMGLNGNLYFSNALEKDSRRDYCCFASFHRIRTIVQKTAMSVIVRNTTSISGSESGTRANALMERKPSLLVPSGGQTEVRLVKEQELQLECIAEGFPTPKIEWTKMGPGMPDHAKVVSHGKILRISRVHEADSGKYMCKAKNSIGEAVHKFHVTVEEPPRWTEKPENLISMIGADVFIKCAAAGIPQPTITWKVNGLPLSDMPVSKRKVSYDTISLHNVQPEDSAVYQCEASNRHGTLLANTNILVMNLLPMILTEDSQEYAAVVGRNVVLHCKVFSSPPATISWVKDDTAKPVDGERFFVHENGSLEINYVTKEDNGQYTCFATNIEGKSAITANLDIKDPTRIVDPPQDLRILRGTTAQFTCQADYDKSLRGDLEILWEKDDTELDFNLTESMGYFADDGILQIANVSHKDQGMYTCWARTSLDEDMASAYLIVLDVPDAPTDLVLFEHKDRSVRLKWMPGDDHNSSTTEFIVEYEESQWEPEKWKEMLRVAGNQTSALLKLHGHVDYRFRVAAMNAVGRGEFSEPTGRYKTPPAAPDRNPENIKIEGHLPDEMDIKWEPLLPIEHNGPGLEYKVSFRRSNTEEKWKEHVVKRHSFIVKNTPTFVQYEIKIQARNHQGWGPEPKVVTGYSGEDFPSAAPEDVAVDVLNNTLIKVTWARVSQDKLNGHLGGYRVNWWRFRSLLDSQRGQGEKHSLTFPGDRNHAIIPGLRPFSEYSLIVMTFNGRGNGPGSHSVTFKTPEGVPEKIPILRATNAQRNSITLVWAPPLEANGVLTGYFLEYQLINDTEDLGKLQSMNISSPDTNKWVLGNLEPVSRYKFYLRGCSRVGCGPAVSEESTTALEAIPALLNISSHVSNNFAKISWIPANEHKDSEFFVAYKDNREGNWKISEAVNTSRNFHIIQGLEPGTVYTVRLLTKNWVDNSSIFEDVIKTRGKGLASIHGGISTQSWFIGLMCAVAFLTLTVLIACFINRNKGGKYSVKEKEDLHPDIESQGMNDDTFCEYSDNDEKPLKGSLRSLDGDMKAADSGDSLVDYGDEDGQFNEDGSFIGEYAGRKARESMEVKGTAPISA; translated from the exons TATAGTTGGACGAAAAACGGGCAGGAATTTGACCCCAACCAAGATCCCAGTTTGATAAAGGAGGAAGATTCCGGCTCATTTCTGATCCCAGATAACGGAAACCTCACGGAATACCAAGGAAGTTATCGGTGTTACGTCTCCAACAGACTAGGAACGGCCATATCTGAGGAGATTGAATTCATCGTGCCCA ATGTTCCAAAATTCCCCAAAGAGAAGATTAACCCCATCGTAGTGGACGAGGGTCAGCCGATCATTCTGGAGTGTAACCCCCCCAAGGGAATCCCACCATTGCAGATCTACTGGATGACCTTAG GTATGCAGCACATTGAGCAGGATGAGAGGGTCTCCATGGGCCTCAATGGGAACCTGTATTTCTCAAACGCCCTGGAGAAGGACAGCCGCAGAGACTACTGCTGCTTCGCGTCCTTCCACCGGATACGCACCATCGTGCAGAAGACAGCCATGTCCGTCATTGTCAGGAATA CTACATCTATCAGTGGCTCAGAGTCTGGTACCCGTG CCAATGCACTCATGGAGAGAAAACCCAGTCTTCTGGTGCCCTCTGGTGGACAGACGGAGGTCAGGCTAGTGAAAGAGCAGGAACTGCAGCTTGAGTGCATTGCAGAGGGATT CCCTACTCCAAAAATCGAATGGACTAAAATGGGCCCCGGGATGCCTGATCACGCAAAagtggtgagccatggaaaaatCCTGAGGATATCAAGGGTCCATGAAGCTGACAGCGGGAAATACATGTGCAAAGCCAAGAACTCCATCGGAGAAGCTGTCCATAAGTTTCATGTAACGGTGGAAG AGCCCCCCAGATGGACCGAGAAGCCTGAAAATCTTATAAGCATGATCGGTGCTGATGTCTTCATTAAGTGTGCTGCTGCTGGAATACCTCAGCCCACAATAACGTGGAAAGTAAACGGACTGCCCCTCAGTG ACATGCCAGTGTCAAAAAGAAAGGTTTCCTATGACACCATTAGTCTGCACAATGTGCAGCCTGAAGACAGTGCTGTCTACCAGTGCGAGGCCTCCAACAGGCATGGGACCCTCTTAGCGAACACTAACATCCTGGTCATGA ACCTGCTCCCGATGATCCTGACTGAGGATTCCCAGGAGTATGCTGCAGTGGTGGGCAGGAATGTGGTGCTGCACTGCAAAGTTTTCAGCTCTCCACCCGCTACAATCAGCTG GGTGAAGGACGACACAGCAAAGCCTGTCGATGGAGAAAGATTTTTTGTTCATGAGAACGGATCACTGGAAATCAACTATGTCACAAAAGAAGACAATGGACAATACACGTGTTTTGCTACAAATATAGAAGGGAAATCAGCAATTACTGCAAACCTGGATATAAAAG ATCCTACCCGAATCGTGGATCCACCTCAGGACTTGCGTATTTTAAGAGGAACCACAGCCCAATTCACATGCCAAGCTGACTACGATAAGTCCCTGAGAGGTGACCTTGAGATCTTGTGGGAAAAGGATGACACTGAGTTAGACTTCAACCTCACAGAGAGTATGGG ATATTTTGCAGATGATGGGATACTGCAGATTGCCAACGTGAGCCACAAAGACCAGGGCATGTACACTTGCTGGGCCAGAACTTCACTGGATGAGGACATGGCTTCCGCATATCTCATAGTGCTGG ACGTCCCCGACGCGCCAACCGACTTGGTCCTGTTTGAGCACAAAGACAGGAGTGTGAGGCTGAAGTGGATGCCGGGGGATGACCACAACAGCTCGACCACAG agtTCATTGTTGAATATGAAGAGAGCCAGTGGGAACCTGAGAAGTGGAAAGAGATGCTCCGAGTCGCCGGAAATCAGACCTCGGCTCTCCTTAAGCTACACGGACACGTAGATTACCGGTTCCGAGTGGCTGCCATGAATGCTGTAGGAAGAGGAGAGTTCAGCGAACCCACCGGACGATATAAAACTCCTCCTGCAG CTCCTGACAGGAATCCCGAAAATATCAAAATTGAAGGTCATTTGCCAGATGAGATGGATATTAAATGGGAG CCTCTGCTGCCCATTGAACACAATGGTCCAGGACTGGAATACAAGGTGAGCTTCAGACGTTCAAACACAGAAGAGAAATGGAAGGAACATGTGGTGAAAAGGCACTCCTTCATTGTGAAGAACACCCCCACATTTGTGCAATACGAAATCAAGATCCAGGCCAGGAACCACCAGGGCTGGGGGCCAGAACCCAAAGTGGTGACTGGCTATTCTGGAGAAGACT TCCCTTCTGCAGCTCCAGAGGATGTGGCCGTTGACGTCTTGAATAACACATTGATCAAGGTCACCTGGGCTCGCGTCTCCCAGGACAAGCTGAACGGGCACCTGGGAGGATACAGG GTGAACTGGTGGAGGTTCCGGAGCCTTCTGGACTCGCAGAGAGGCCAGGGGGAGAAGCATTCACTGACATTTCCAGGGGACAGAAACCATGCAATAATCCCAGGGCTGAGACCCTTCTCTGAGTACAGCCTGATTGTCATGACATTCAATGGAAGGGGAAATGGGCCAGGGAGCCACTCAGTGACCTTCAAAACCCCAGAGGGAG TTCCTGAGAAAATCCCAATACTGAGGGCCACTAATGCCCAAAGAAATTCCATCACACTTGTCTGGGCGCCCCCTCTAGAGGCCAACGGCGTCCTCACTGGCTATTTCCTGGAATATCAGCTGA TCAATGACACTGAAGACTTGGGGAAGCTGCAGTCCATGAACATCAGCTCTCCTGACACCAACAAGTGGGTCCTGGGAAACCTGGAACCTGTCAGCCGCTACAAGTTCTACCTGAGAGGCTGCTCCAGAGTGGGCTGCGGACCGGCCGTCAGCGAGGAGAGCACCACTGCCCTCGAAGCAA tccctgccctcctgaataTTAGTTCCCATGTAAGCAACAACTTTGCAAAAATTAGCTGGATTCCAGCGAACGAGCACAAGGATTCCGAATTTTTTGTTGCATATAAGGATAACC GTGAAGGTAACTGGAAGATCTCAGAGGCAGTAAACACCTCTAGGAACTTCCACATCATTCAAGGGCTCGAACCTGGGACCGTGTACACTGTGCGCCTTTTGACTAAGAACTGGGTCGATAATTCTAGTATTTTTGAAGATGTTATCAAGACCAGGGGGAAAG GTCTGGCCAGCATTCACGGAGGAATATCCACCCAAAGCTGGTTCATTGGGTTAATGTGTGCAGTGGCATTTCTTACACTCACAGTTCTAATCGCCTGCTTCATCAACAGGAATAAAGGAGGGAAATATTCTG TCAAGGAGAAGGAGGACCTACACCCAGACATAGAGTCACAGGGAATGAATGATGACACATTCTGCGAATACAG TGACAATGATGAGAAGCCGCTAAAGGGCAGCCTGCGCTCTCTCGATGGGGACATGAAGGCCGCAGACAGCGGGGACAGCCTGGTGGACTACGGAGACGAGGATGGACAGTTCAATGAGGACGGCTCATTCATCGGCGAGTATGCGGGGCGCAAGGCGCGAGAGTCTATGGAAGTTAAAGGGACTGCTCCAATCAGCGCGTGA
- the chl1b gene encoding neural cell adhesion molecule L1-like protein isoform X4: MASPWSCRISVLLGLISRISIFHPACGLDIPLNVEQLPSITVQSPSPVIAFPFSERYPMKCEARANPEPEYSWTKNGQEFDPNQDPSLIKEEDSGSFLIPDNGNLTEYQGSYRCYVSNRLGTAISEEIEFIVPNVPKFPKEKINPIVVDEGQPIILECNPPKGIPPLQIYWMTLGMQHIEQDERVSMGLNGNLYFSNALEKDSRRDYCCFASFHRIRTIVQKTAMSVIVRNTTSISGSESGTRANALMERKPSLLVPSGGQTEVRLVKEQELQLECIAEGFPTPKIEWTKMGPGMPDHAKVVSHGKILRISRVHEADSGKYMCKAKNSIGEAVHKFHVTVEEPPRWTEKPENLISMIGADVFIKCAAAGIPQPTITWKVNGLPLSDMPVSKRKVSYDTISLHNVQPEDSAVYQCEASNRHGTLLANTNILVMNLLPMILTEDSQEYAAVVGRNVVLHCKVFSSPPATISWVKDDTAKPVDGERFFVHENGSLEINYVTKEDNGQYTCFATNIEGKSAITANLDIKDPTRIVDPPQDLRILRGTTAQFTCQADYDKSLRGDLEILWEKDDTELDFNLTESMGYFADDGILQIANVSHKDQGMYTCWARTSLDEDMASAYLIVLDVPDAPTDLVLFEHKDRSVRLKWMPGDDHNSSTTEFIVEYEESQWEPEKWKEMLRVAGNQTSALLKLHGHVDYRFRVAAMNAVGRGEFSEPTGRYKTPPAAPDRNPENIKIEGHLPDEMDIKWEPLLPIEHNGPGLEYKVSFRRSNTEEKWKEHVVKRHSFIVKNTPTFVQYEIKIQARNHQGWGPEPKVVTGYSGEDFPSAAPEDVAVDVLNNTLIKVTWARVSQDKLNGHLGGYRVNWWRFRSLLDSQRGQGEKHSLTFPGDRNHAIIPGLRPFSEYSLIVMTFNGRGNGPGSHSVTFKTPEGVPEKIPILRATNAQRNSITLVWAPPLEANGVLTGYFLEYQLINDTEDLGKLQSMNISSPDTNKWVLGNLEPVSRYKFYLRGCSRVGCGPAVSEESTTALEASEGNWKISEAVNTSRNFHIIQGLEPGTVYTVRLLTKNWVDNSSIFEDVIKTRGKGLASIHGGISTQSWFIGLMCAVAFLTLTVLIACFINRNKGGKYSVKEKEDLHPDIESQGMNDDTFCEYSDNDEKPLKGSLRSLDGDMKAADSGDSLVDYGDEDGQFNEDGSFIGEYAGRKARESMEVKGTAPISA; encoded by the exons TATAGTTGGACGAAAAACGGGCAGGAATTTGACCCCAACCAAGATCCCAGTTTGATAAAGGAGGAAGATTCCGGCTCATTTCTGATCCCAGATAACGGAAACCTCACGGAATACCAAGGAAGTTATCGGTGTTACGTCTCCAACAGACTAGGAACGGCCATATCTGAGGAGATTGAATTCATCGTGCCCA ATGTTCCAAAATTCCCCAAAGAGAAGATTAACCCCATCGTAGTGGACGAGGGTCAGCCGATCATTCTGGAGTGTAACCCCCCCAAGGGAATCCCACCATTGCAGATCTACTGGATGACCTTAG GTATGCAGCACATTGAGCAGGATGAGAGGGTCTCCATGGGCCTCAATGGGAACCTGTATTTCTCAAACGCCCTGGAGAAGGACAGCCGCAGAGACTACTGCTGCTTCGCGTCCTTCCACCGGATACGCACCATCGTGCAGAAGACAGCCATGTCCGTCATTGTCAGGAATA CTACATCTATCAGTGGCTCAGAGTCTGGTACCCGTG CCAATGCACTCATGGAGAGAAAACCCAGTCTTCTGGTGCCCTCTGGTGGACAGACGGAGGTCAGGCTAGTGAAAGAGCAGGAACTGCAGCTTGAGTGCATTGCAGAGGGATT CCCTACTCCAAAAATCGAATGGACTAAAATGGGCCCCGGGATGCCTGATCACGCAAAagtggtgagccatggaaaaatCCTGAGGATATCAAGGGTCCATGAAGCTGACAGCGGGAAATACATGTGCAAAGCCAAGAACTCCATCGGAGAAGCTGTCCATAAGTTTCATGTAACGGTGGAAG AGCCCCCCAGATGGACCGAGAAGCCTGAAAATCTTATAAGCATGATCGGTGCTGATGTCTTCATTAAGTGTGCTGCTGCTGGAATACCTCAGCCCACAATAACGTGGAAAGTAAACGGACTGCCCCTCAGTG ACATGCCAGTGTCAAAAAGAAAGGTTTCCTATGACACCATTAGTCTGCACAATGTGCAGCCTGAAGACAGTGCTGTCTACCAGTGCGAGGCCTCCAACAGGCATGGGACCCTCTTAGCGAACACTAACATCCTGGTCATGA ACCTGCTCCCGATGATCCTGACTGAGGATTCCCAGGAGTATGCTGCAGTGGTGGGCAGGAATGTGGTGCTGCACTGCAAAGTTTTCAGCTCTCCACCCGCTACAATCAGCTG GGTGAAGGACGACACAGCAAAGCCTGTCGATGGAGAAAGATTTTTTGTTCATGAGAACGGATCACTGGAAATCAACTATGTCACAAAAGAAGACAATGGACAATACACGTGTTTTGCTACAAATATAGAAGGGAAATCAGCAATTACTGCAAACCTGGATATAAAAG ATCCTACCCGAATCGTGGATCCACCTCAGGACTTGCGTATTTTAAGAGGAACCACAGCCCAATTCACATGCCAAGCTGACTACGATAAGTCCCTGAGAGGTGACCTTGAGATCTTGTGGGAAAAGGATGACACTGAGTTAGACTTCAACCTCACAGAGAGTATGGG ATATTTTGCAGATGATGGGATACTGCAGATTGCCAACGTGAGCCACAAAGACCAGGGCATGTACACTTGCTGGGCCAGAACTTCACTGGATGAGGACATGGCTTCCGCATATCTCATAGTGCTGG ACGTCCCCGACGCGCCAACCGACTTGGTCCTGTTTGAGCACAAAGACAGGAGTGTGAGGCTGAAGTGGATGCCGGGGGATGACCACAACAGCTCGACCACAG agtTCATTGTTGAATATGAAGAGAGCCAGTGGGAACCTGAGAAGTGGAAAGAGATGCTCCGAGTCGCCGGAAATCAGACCTCGGCTCTCCTTAAGCTACACGGACACGTAGATTACCGGTTCCGAGTGGCTGCCATGAATGCTGTAGGAAGAGGAGAGTTCAGCGAACCCACCGGACGATATAAAACTCCTCCTGCAG CTCCTGACAGGAATCCCGAAAATATCAAAATTGAAGGTCATTTGCCAGATGAGATGGATATTAAATGGGAG CCTCTGCTGCCCATTGAACACAATGGTCCAGGACTGGAATACAAGGTGAGCTTCAGACGTTCAAACACAGAAGAGAAATGGAAGGAACATGTGGTGAAAAGGCACTCCTTCATTGTGAAGAACACCCCCACATTTGTGCAATACGAAATCAAGATCCAGGCCAGGAACCACCAGGGCTGGGGGCCAGAACCCAAAGTGGTGACTGGCTATTCTGGAGAAGACT TCCCTTCTGCAGCTCCAGAGGATGTGGCCGTTGACGTCTTGAATAACACATTGATCAAGGTCACCTGGGCTCGCGTCTCCCAGGACAAGCTGAACGGGCACCTGGGAGGATACAGG GTGAACTGGTGGAGGTTCCGGAGCCTTCTGGACTCGCAGAGAGGCCAGGGGGAGAAGCATTCACTGACATTTCCAGGGGACAGAAACCATGCAATAATCCCAGGGCTGAGACCCTTCTCTGAGTACAGCCTGATTGTCATGACATTCAATGGAAGGGGAAATGGGCCAGGGAGCCACTCAGTGACCTTCAAAACCCCAGAGGGAG TTCCTGAGAAAATCCCAATACTGAGGGCCACTAATGCCCAAAGAAATTCCATCACACTTGTCTGGGCGCCCCCTCTAGAGGCCAACGGCGTCCTCACTGGCTATTTCCTGGAATATCAGCTGA TCAATGACACTGAAGACTTGGGGAAGCTGCAGTCCATGAACATCAGCTCTCCTGACACCAACAAGTGGGTCCTGGGAAACCTGGAACCTGTCAGCCGCTACAAGTTCTACCTGAGAGGCTGCTCCAGAGTGGGCTGCGGACCGGCCGTCAGCGAGGAGAGCACCACTGCCCTCGAAGCAA GTGAAGGTAACTGGAAGATCTCAGAGGCAGTAAACACCTCTAGGAACTTCCACATCATTCAAGGGCTCGAACCTGGGACCGTGTACACTGTGCGCCTTTTGACTAAGAACTGGGTCGATAATTCTAGTATTTTTGAAGATGTTATCAAGACCAGGGGGAAAG GTCTGGCCAGCATTCACGGAGGAATATCCACCCAAAGCTGGTTCATTGGGTTAATGTGTGCAGTGGCATTTCTTACACTCACAGTTCTAATCGCCTGCTTCATCAACAGGAATAAAGGAGGGAAATATTCTG TCAAGGAGAAGGAGGACCTACACCCAGACATAGAGTCACAGGGAATGAATGATGACACATTCTGCGAATACAG TGACAATGATGAGAAGCCGCTAAAGGGCAGCCTGCGCTCTCTCGATGGGGACATGAAGGCCGCAGACAGCGGGGACAGCCTGGTGGACTACGGAGACGAGGATGGACAGTTCAATGAGGACGGCTCATTCATCGGCGAGTATGCGGGGCGCAAGGCGCGAGAGTCTATGGAAGTTAAAGGGACTGCTCCAATCAGCGCGTGA
- the chl1b gene encoding neural cell adhesion molecule L1-like protein isoform X3, whose protein sequence is MSVFMFHAAVDPVVLGHLNIEQLPSITVQSPSPVIAFPFSERYPMKCEARANPEPEYSWTKNGQEFDPNQDPSLIKEEDSGSFLIPDNGNLTEYQGSYRCYVSNRLGTAISEEIEFIVPNVPKFPKEKINPIVVDEGQPIILECNPPKGIPPLQIYWMTLGMQHIEQDERVSMGLNGNLYFSNALEKDSRRDYCCFASFHRIRTIVQKTAMSVIVRNTTSISGSESGTRANALMERKPSLLVPSGGQTEVRLVKEQELQLECIAEGFPTPKIEWTKMGPGMPDHAKVVSHGKILRISRVHEADSGKYMCKAKNSIGEAVHKFHVTVEEPPRWTEKPENLISMIGADVFIKCAAAGIPQPTITWKVNGLPLSDMPVSKRKVSYDTISLHNVQPEDSAVYQCEASNRHGTLLANTNILVMNLLPMILTEDSQEYAAVVGRNVVLHCKVFSSPPATISWVKDDTAKPVDGERFFVHENGSLEINYVTKEDNGQYTCFATNIEGKSAITANLDIKDPTRIVDPPQDLRILRGTTAQFTCQADYDKSLRGDLEILWEKDDTELDFNLTESMGYFADDGILQIANVSHKDQGMYTCWARTSLDEDMASAYLIVLDVPDAPTDLVLFEHKDRSVRLKWMPGDDHNSSTTEFIVEYEESQWEPEKWKEMLRVAGNQTSALLKLHGHVDYRFRVAAMNAVGRGEFSEPTGRYKTPPAAPDRNPENIKIEGHLPDEMDIKWEPLLPIEHNGPGLEYKVSFRRSNTEEKWKEHVVKRHSFIVKNTPTFVQYEIKIQARNHQGWGPEPKVVTGYSGEDFPSAAPEDVAVDVLNNTLIKVTWARVSQDKLNGHLGGYRVNWWRFRSLLDSQRGQGEKHSLTFPGDRNHAIIPGLRPFSEYSLIVMTFNGRGNGPGSHSVTFKTPEGVPEKIPILRATNAQRNSITLVWAPPLEANGVLTGYFLEYQLINDTEDLGKLQSMNISSPDTNKWVLGNLEPVSRYKFYLRGCSRVGCGPAVSEESTTALEAIPALLNISSHVSNNFAKISWIPANEHKDSEFFVAYKDNREGNWKISEAVNTSRNFHIIQGLEPGTVYTVRLLTKNWVDNSSIFEDVIKTRGKGLASIHGGISTQSWFIGLMCAVAFLTLTVLIACFINRNKGGKYSVKEKEDLHPDIESQGMNDDTFCEYSDNDEKPLKGSLRSLDGDMKAADSGDSLVDYGDEDGQFNEDGSFIGEYAGRKARESMEVKGTAPISA, encoded by the exons TATAGTTGGACGAAAAACGGGCAGGAATTTGACCCCAACCAAGATCCCAGTTTGATAAAGGAGGAAGATTCCGGCTCATTTCTGATCCCAGATAACGGAAACCTCACGGAATACCAAGGAAGTTATCGGTGTTACGTCTCCAACAGACTAGGAACGGCCATATCTGAGGAGATTGAATTCATCGTGCCCA ATGTTCCAAAATTCCCCAAAGAGAAGATTAACCCCATCGTAGTGGACGAGGGTCAGCCGATCATTCTGGAGTGTAACCCCCCCAAGGGAATCCCACCATTGCAGATCTACTGGATGACCTTAG GTATGCAGCACATTGAGCAGGATGAGAGGGTCTCCATGGGCCTCAATGGGAACCTGTATTTCTCAAACGCCCTGGAGAAGGACAGCCGCAGAGACTACTGCTGCTTCGCGTCCTTCCACCGGATACGCACCATCGTGCAGAAGACAGCCATGTCCGTCATTGTCAGGAATA CTACATCTATCAGTGGCTCAGAGTCTGGTACCCGTG CCAATGCACTCATGGAGAGAAAACCCAGTCTTCTGGTGCCCTCTGGTGGACAGACGGAGGTCAGGCTAGTGAAAGAGCAGGAACTGCAGCTTGAGTGCATTGCAGAGGGATT CCCTACTCCAAAAATCGAATGGACTAAAATGGGCCCCGGGATGCCTGATCACGCAAAagtggtgagccatggaaaaatCCTGAGGATATCAAGGGTCCATGAAGCTGACAGCGGGAAATACATGTGCAAAGCCAAGAACTCCATCGGAGAAGCTGTCCATAAGTTTCATGTAACGGTGGAAG AGCCCCCCAGATGGACCGAGAAGCCTGAAAATCTTATAAGCATGATCGGTGCTGATGTCTTCATTAAGTGTGCTGCTGCTGGAATACCTCAGCCCACAATAACGTGGAAAGTAAACGGACTGCCCCTCAGTG ACATGCCAGTGTCAAAAAGAAAGGTTTCCTATGACACCATTAGTCTGCACAATGTGCAGCCTGAAGACAGTGCTGTCTACCAGTGCGAGGCCTCCAACAGGCATGGGACCCTCTTAGCGAACACTAACATCCTGGTCATGA ACCTGCTCCCGATGATCCTGACTGAGGATTCCCAGGAGTATGCTGCAGTGGTGGGCAGGAATGTGGTGCTGCACTGCAAAGTTTTCAGCTCTCCACCCGCTACAATCAGCTG GGTGAAGGACGACACAGCAAAGCCTGTCGATGGAGAAAGATTTTTTGTTCATGAGAACGGATCACTGGAAATCAACTATGTCACAAAAGAAGACAATGGACAATACACGTGTTTTGCTACAAATATAGAAGGGAAATCAGCAATTACTGCAAACCTGGATATAAAAG ATCCTACCCGAATCGTGGATCCACCTCAGGACTTGCGTATTTTAAGAGGAACCACAGCCCAATTCACATGCCAAGCTGACTACGATAAGTCCCTGAGAGGTGACCTTGAGATCTTGTGGGAAAAGGATGACACTGAGTTAGACTTCAACCTCACAGAGAGTATGGG ATATTTTGCAGATGATGGGATACTGCAGATTGCCAACGTGAGCCACAAAGACCAGGGCATGTACACTTGCTGGGCCAGAACTTCACTGGATGAGGACATGGCTTCCGCATATCTCATAGTGCTGG ACGTCCCCGACGCGCCAACCGACTTGGTCCTGTTTGAGCACAAAGACAGGAGTGTGAGGCTGAAGTGGATGCCGGGGGATGACCACAACAGCTCGACCACAG agtTCATTGTTGAATATGAAGAGAGCCAGTGGGAACCTGAGAAGTGGAAAGAGATGCTCCGAGTCGCCGGAAATCAGACCTCGGCTCTCCTTAAGCTACACGGACACGTAGATTACCGGTTCCGAGTGGCTGCCATGAATGCTGTAGGAAGAGGAGAGTTCAGCGAACCCACCGGACGATATAAAACTCCTCCTGCAG CTCCTGACAGGAATCCCGAAAATATCAAAATTGAAGGTCATTTGCCAGATGAGATGGATATTAAATGGGAG CCTCTGCTGCCCATTGAACACAATGGTCCAGGACTGGAATACAAGGTGAGCTTCAGACGTTCAAACACAGAAGAGAAATGGAAGGAACATGTGGTGAAAAGGCACTCCTTCATTGTGAAGAACACCCCCACATTTGTGCAATACGAAATCAAGATCCAGGCCAGGAACCACCAGGGCTGGGGGCCAGAACCCAAAGTGGTGACTGGCTATTCTGGAGAAGACT TCCCTTCTGCAGCTCCAGAGGATGTGGCCGTTGACGTCTTGAATAACACATTGATCAAGGTCACCTGGGCTCGCGTCTCCCAGGACAAGCTGAACGGGCACCTGGGAGGATACAGG GTGAACTGGTGGAGGTTCCGGAGCCTTCTGGACTCGCAGAGAGGCCAGGGGGAGAAGCATTCACTGACATTTCCAGGGGACAGAAACCATGCAATAATCCCAGGGCTGAGACCCTTCTCTGAGTACAGCCTGATTGTCATGACATTCAATGGAAGGGGAAATGGGCCAGGGAGCCACTCAGTGACCTTCAAAACCCCAGAGGGAG TTCCTGAGAAAATCCCAATACTGAGGGCCACTAATGCCCAAAGAAATTCCATCACACTTGTCTGGGCGCCCCCTCTAGAGGCCAACGGCGTCCTCACTGGCTATTTCCTGGAATATCAGCTGA TCAATGACACTGAAGACTTGGGGAAGCTGCAGTCCATGAACATCAGCTCTCCTGACACCAACAAGTGGGTCCTGGGAAACCTGGAACCTGTCAGCCGCTACAAGTTCTACCTGAGAGGCTGCTCCAGAGTGGGCTGCGGACCGGCCGTCAGCGAGGAGAGCACCACTGCCCTCGAAGCAA tccctgccctcctgaataTTAGTTCCCATGTAAGCAACAACTTTGCAAAAATTAGCTGGATTCCAGCGAACGAGCACAAGGATTCCGAATTTTTTGTTGCATATAAGGATAACC GTGAAGGTAACTGGAAGATCTCAGAGGCAGTAAACACCTCTAGGAACTTCCACATCATTCAAGGGCTCGAACCTGGGACCGTGTACACTGTGCGCCTTTTGACTAAGAACTGGGTCGATAATTCTAGTATTTTTGAAGATGTTATCAAGACCAGGGGGAAAG GTCTGGCCAGCATTCACGGAGGAATATCCACCCAAAGCTGGTTCATTGGGTTAATGTGTGCAGTGGCATTTCTTACACTCACAGTTCTAATCGCCTGCTTCATCAACAGGAATAAAGGAGGGAAATATTCTG TCAAGGAGAAGGAGGACCTACACCCAGACATAGAGTCACAGGGAATGAATGATGACACATTCTGCGAATACAG TGACAATGATGAGAAGCCGCTAAAGGGCAGCCTGCGCTCTCTCGATGGGGACATGAAGGCCGCAGACAGCGGGGACAGCCTGGTGGACTACGGAGACGAGGATGGACAGTTCAATGAGGACGGCTCATTCATCGGCGAGTATGCGGGGCGCAAGGCGCGAGAGTCTATGGAAGTTAAAGGGACTGCTCCAATCAGCGCGTGA